The following proteins are co-located in the Castanea sativa cultivar Marrone di Chiusa Pesio chromosome 8, ASM4071231v1 genome:
- the LOC142607591 gene encoding uncharacterized protein LOC142607591 has translation MALGDRASYKEVHKRKTEASVMIVEEEEVPWYYDIIKFLELGAYPNGADKRESCSIRMMATQYILFGGQLYRRSYDGVLLRCLKKEKAKRVMEEVHQGICDPHMNGRMLAQKILRIGYYWNTMETDCVDYVKSCHDCQTHANLNHVPPSELYSMTSP, from the coding sequence ATGGCCCTTGGAGATAGAGCAAGTTATAAGGAAGTGCATAAAAGGAAGACCGAAGCTTCAGTAATGATTGTAGAGGAAGAGGAAGTTCCATGGTACTATGACATCATTAAGTTCTTGGAATTAGGGGCATATCCGAATGGTGCCGATAAGAGAGAAAGTTGTTCCATTAGGATGATGGCAACACAATACATCCTATTTGGAGGACAACTTTATAGAAGGTCCTATGATGGTGTACTCCTTCGTTgcttgaagaaagaaaaagccaAGAGGGTAATGGAAGAAGTTCATCAAGGGATCTGTGACCCTCATATGAATGGAAGAATGTTAGCCCAGAAAATCCTCAGGATAGGGTACTATTGGAATACAATGGAGACTGATTGCGTGGACTATGTGAAGAGTTGTCATGATTGTCAAACACATGCCAACCTGAACCATGTACCACCTAGTGAGTTGTATAGCATGACTTCTCCATGA
- the LOC142607595 gene encoding uncharacterized protein LOC142607595, with amino-acid sequence MSIARPYTEDSVLESKRGRVEVRPALSFSDEDKVGTYQSHDDTLVVTLPMGGYDVRRVLVDQGCGAEIMYPNLYNGLNLKLENLVSYDSFLVGFNGKTVILKGLIKLPVQTRSKVVEVNFIVVDAYSPYIAILARTMTPCHEDRLFEFTFEGEVPLKGSGRGIDWKSDHGRTVPGRCY; translated from the coding sequence ATGTCCATAGCAAGACCATACACTGAGGACTCGGTCCTTGAGTCCAAACGAGGGAGAGTGGAAGTCCGACCAGCTTTGAGCTTTtctgatgaagataaggttggaACTTATCAATCACATGATGACACCTTAGTGGTCACCCTTCCGATGGGAGGATACGATGTAAGGAGGGTCCTGGTAGATCAGGGCTGTGGGGCAGAGATTATGTATCCTAACCTGTACAATGGACTTAATCTAAAACTTGAGAATTTAGTTAGCTATGATTCCTTTTTGGTGGGGTTTAATGGGAAGACAGTCATCTTAAAAGGCCTGATCAAGTTACCTGTTCAAACAAGGTCAAAAGTAGTTGAAGTAAATTTTATTGTGGTGGATGCTTATTCACCTTATATTGCTATTTTGGCAAGAACCATGACTCCATGCCATGAGGACCGTCTCTTCGAATTTACATTTGAAGGTGAAGTACCCCTTAAGGGGTCAGGTCGGGGAATTGATTGGAAGTCAGACCATGGCAGGACAGTGCCTGGTCGCTGCTATTAG
- the LOC142607597 gene encoding uncharacterized protein LOC142607597 produces MSKALRQISKSHFTHKIDRAKLLRWFTQPTFIIYNGRTVLVKHISHFNQRMTVHYRNETLMCKVFFSNLRPVAIRWFDGLDEGSISSFEKLIRAFGARFVTCSRVPHPLDSLLSMVMREGKTLKTYSDRHWETFNEIDEDFEDVAIRTFKVGLPTEHDLRMSLTMKPVRSMHQLMDRIDEHKRVEED; encoded by the coding sequence ATGAGTAAGGCTCTGCGTCAGATTTCAAAATCACATTTTACCCACAAAATTGATAGGGCTAAACTCCTTCGTTGGTTTACACAACCCACTTTCATTATATATAATGGGAGAACTGTCCTCGTTAAGCACATTagtcatttcaatcagaggatgACTGTTCATTATAGGAATGAAACTCTGATGTGCAAGGTTTTTTTCTCTAACTTGAGACCTGTCGCAATAAGGTGGTTCGATGGTCTGGATGAGGGCTCAATTAGCTCTTTTGAAAAGCTCATTAGAGCTTTTGGAGCTCGATTTGTTACATGTAGTAGGGTTCCTCATCCTTTAGATTCTTTGCTGTCCATGGTAATGAGAGAGGGTAAGACCCTGAAAACTTATTCAGATAGACATTGGGAAacgtttaatgagatagatgaaGATTTTGAAGATGTGGCAATAAGGACATTTAAAGTTGGCCTCCCTACTGAGCATGATTTGAGAATGTCCTTGACAATGAAACCTGTGCGAAGCATGCACCAGCTAATGGATAGGATTGACGAGCACAAACGGGTTGAGGAGGATTAG